In Brachybacterium saurashtrense, the genomic stretch TCCGCACCCCGATGCTGCTCTCCTGGCCCGGTGTCATCGAGCCCGGCACGGTCTCGAGCGCGCTGGTGAGCGCCCTGGACCTCACGCCCACGTTCCTCGCCGCGGCGGGGCGCGAGGCGCCGGCGGGGGAGATGTGCGACGGGATCGACCTGCGGCCCTCGTTCGCAGACCCGGCCGCGGAGGTGCACGACGTGCTCCACCACGACACCGGCTTCCAGTGGGCGGTGCGCACCCGGGACTGGAAGCTGCGCTGGGTGGATCCCGAGGCCCCGGAGCGGCAGGCGCTGCAGCAGGTGGAGCACACCGACATCGGCGCCGGCCTACAGCTCAGCCCCGCCACCGCCACGCTCGCCGGGCTGGACGAGACGGTGGACCTCTCCGCGCAGCACCCCGAGGTGGTGGCGGAGCTGACCGCGTGCCACGAGGCCTGGCGCACCCGGATGCGGGAGTGCGCGACGGCGCTCGCCGAGGGCGCCGCGGCGGGATGACGACGAGTAGAACGGTGAGGACGATGCCCGACAGAGACGACGCCCGCGCGCCGGGCGCGAGCCCGCGGCCGAACCTGGTGCTGGTGTGCGTGGACCAGATGCGCTTCGACGCGATGGGCTGCGCCGGCCAGGAGCACATCGACACCCCCTCCCTGGACACGCTCGCCCGGCGCGGGAACCGCTTCACCCGCGCCTACTCCTCGACGCCCACCTGCATCCCGGCCCGGGTGGCGCTGATGACGGGCACCGGCCCGGAGACCCACGGCCGCTACGGCTACCGCGAACGCATCGACTTCCCCGCCGCCTACCCGGTCACCCTGCCCGGCACGCTGCGCGAGCACGGCTATCAGACCTTCGGCGTGGGGAAGATGCACGTGTGGCCCGAGCGGGCCCGCTGCGGCTTCGACGACGTGCTGCTGCACGACGGCTACCTGCACGTCTCCCGGCCCGAGCACCGCGGCGCCTCGGCGCGGGCGGACGACTACCTGCCCTGGCTGCGCGCGCAGACCGGGGACCCCTCCGCCGACTACCAGGACACGGGACTGGGCTGCAATGCGATGGTGGCCCGGCCCTGGGAGCGCGAGGAGCGCCTGCACCCCACCCGCTGGGTGGCCGATCAGTCCTTCGAGTTCCTGGGCCGGCGTGATCCCACCCGGCCGTTCTTCCTGTACATGTCGTTCCACCGGCCGCATGCCCCGTTCGATCCTCCGGGGTGGCTGTGGGACAAGTACTCCCGTCGCGACTTCCCCGAGCGGCCGATGGGGGAGTGGGTGGAGGAGTTCGCGGAGTATCGTCGCGACGGGGACGAGGAGGCGGAGTTCGCCCACCGCTCCCGGTCGCGGCACGAGGCGGTGAGGGCTGGCTACTACGGCAGCATCGAGTTCCTCGACTTCCAGATGCACCGGCTCACGGAGGCGCTGCACGACCAGGGCCTCGCGGAGGACACCGCGATCCTGTTCGTCTCCGATCACGGCGAGATGCTCGGCGACCACGACCTGTACCGCAAGTCGGTCGCCTACGAGGGATCCAGCCACATCCCGTTCCTGCTCCACCTGCCGCCGCGGCTGCGCGAGCAATGGGGCCCGGCGGGGGAGGTGGAGCAGATCGTGGAGCTGCGGGACGTGATGCCCACGCTGCTGGATCTCGCCGGTGTCCCGGTGCCGGAATCGGTCACCGGCACCAGTGTGCGCCGCGCCGTGTCGGACGGGACCCCGCTGCGCGAGCACCTCCAGGGCGAGCACCTGATCCACCAGCTGGGCGTCCACTCGATGCAGTGGATCCTCACCGAGCGCCACAAGTACGTGTGGTTCTCCGGGGACGGCCGTGAGCAGCTGTTCGACCTGGTGGAGGATCCGTACGAGTGCGTGGACCTGGCCGGTCGCGCCGAGTGCGCGCAGGAGCTGGCCCGCCATCGCGCGCTGCTGGTCGCGCACCTCGACGGCCGTGAGGAGGGGTTCGTGCAGGAGGGCGACCTGGTGCCCGGCAGGCCGCTGCGCAGCGAGGCCGAGTGGGTGCGGCAGTTCGCGGCCGACGCCTCGGCGAGGCGCTGAGGGACGACGCCCCGCGGCGCGCTGTCGGGTGGCGGTCCCGCGGCACGTCGAGAGCCGGCGGTGCCGGGAGGTGCGGCGGGAGGTCACGCTGCCGGGCGGCGGTGCGGGGCCGCCCGGCGGCACGGGTCAGGCGATGCCGCGCCCGGGGTTCGCCGCGTCGGCGAGGCGCGCGGTGTTCTGCGCCGTGCGCACGGTCGCGACGGCGAACTCCAGGCCGAGGCGCAGGCCGATCAGCAGGATCACCGACGGCACCCAGCCGAAGAGGATCGCGAGGATCAGCGGCACGGGGTTGAAGCCCTGCTCGCCGGTCCACATGTCCGCGCCGAGGGCGAAGCCCATGAGGAGCCCGGTGCGGATCTGCGCGAGCCAGTACAGCCCCGCGACCACGAACGCGAGCACGTAGAGGAAGCTGGAGAACCTCACGGTCATGAAGTGCTGGAAGGAGTAGTCGAACATCGCGCGGAAGAAGCCGGCGTCCTGCGCCCAGCGGGGCAGCAGCCGCCCCTCGGGCACGGGGTGGTAGTGGTTCCGGTACTGGCCCAGCAGCCCGGCGAGGTACGGCCCGGCGCGGCTCGCGAGCACCCGCAGGGCCAGCACGGCGAGCACGTCCCGGGCCCGACGACGCAGGAACGCGGTGCCGCGGCCGGGCCGGACGATCAGGCCGAAGGCCCGGTCGGTCACGCGGATCAGGATGAGCGCGACGGGTCTGCGCTCGGCCTCGTAGCGTGCCAGTGCCGTCTCCGCGAGGCGGCCCTGCGTGATGTCCGCGAGCAGGTGGGCGAGGTGGTGGGCGTCCTGCAGGCCCGTGTTCATGCCCTGCCCGCCCACGGGGGAGTGCACGTGCGCGGCGTCCCCGGCCAGCAGCACCGGGCCGCGGCGGAAGTGCGTCGCCACCCGGTGGTGCACCCGGTAGGCGGAGAAGCAGGCCACCTCCCGGTAGCGGATGCCGAGGTCGGCACGGGCGCCGGCCAGCGCCTCCTCCTGGTCGGGCTGCGTCTGGCCGTGCAGCCAGATCAGTCGGGCGTGGCCGCCGGGCCCCAGCGGGAACAGCAGCGCGAAGCGCTCCCGGCCGAAGGCCGTCGAGAGGGCGTTCTCCGGTGCGCCCTCGACGCCGTGCAGGTCCGCCACGCAGAAGGTCGCGTCGTCGGTGACGCCCTCGAAACCGAGGCCCAGCAGATGGCGCACCGGGGAGCTCGCCCCGTCGGCGCCGATCAGGTAGCGCGCCCGCACCCGCTGCGGCCCGTCGGGCCCCTCGAGCAGCGCCTCCACGCCGGCGGCGTCCTCGAAGGACGGATCCGCCGGTGCGTCCGGGGCACGGGCCGGCGACCCGCCGGGACCGGGGGCCGCGTCAGCGCGCGGGACGGCCCCCTCCCGGGCGGGCCCCGGGGTGAGGGAGACCAGCCGGTGCCCGTAGGCCACCGGGGCGCCCTCGGCGGCGAGCGTCTCGGCGAGCAGGGTCTCGGTGCGGCTCTGCTCGAAGATCTGCGCGCCGGGGAACGGGGTGTCGTCCTGCTGCCGCCGCGAGAAATCGGCCCTGACCGGCCGCGCCCCACCCCGGATCTGCACCCGCAGCGCGGGCTGTGCGGCCACGAGCACGGCATCGGCGAGCCCCAGCTGGTCGAGGATCTCCATGCTGCGGGCCCGGACCACGATCGCGCGCGACTCGCGCGTCGGCCCGGGCTTCTGGTCCACCACGAGGGCGTGCACGCCCCGTCGGGCCAGCACCAGGCCCGCCATCAGGCCGGTGGGGCCGGCGCCGACCACGAGCACGTCGGTCTCGCTCAGCGGCGGGGGAGCTGAGGAGGGGGCGGTCATGGGACCTCCTTCGGGCGCGGCGGAGGCCGCGCACGGTCCCACGGTAGACCTCCCTGCACGGCCGGACGCCCCCGCATCACCTCGAGGGGTGCCGGAGCGCCCGACCCGCAGGGTGGATGCCGTCGGCGAGGGCCGACGGCCATCGGGCCCGACGCCGTGCGGTGTCGGGCCCCGGCTCCGTCAGGCGGAGGCCGCCGCGAGCTCCACGCCGCGCGGCGTGGCGGCGCCGCCGGTGCGCGCCAGGTGCGCGGCGGAGGAGAGGTCCACCTCGATGACGGGGTAGATGTTCCCGTCCTTCCAGGTGGTGGTGTGCTCCGAGGTGCGGGCGGAGCGGGCGAGGTAGCGCAGGTCCGCGCTCTGGTCGCGGAAGACGACGAGATGCTGCTGCGGACTGCGGCGGGTGGTGTCGGTGTACTTCATGGTCATGCTCCTTCGATGTCGGCGAGGCCGACGGAATGTTCGGGTCCGGCAGGGCCGGAGTGCGCGAGATGCGCTCGGTGGTGCGCCGCGTGCTGGGGCAGGCGGTCGCGGACCGGGGCGACGGGAGTCGCTCCTCGCGGCCGTGCCCCGCTGGGGCGGGGCGGCTGCGGGCGCCTGCCGGCTGCGCGGCCCTGCCGTCGGGGCGGGGGCGCGGCGCGGGGCACCGTCCGGGTGCGGCATCGCGGGGGCGATGCGCGGGTGGCGCGGGCTGATCGCTGCTGCGCGGCCGTCATGGCCTGCAGGGAGTTGTGGCGAGCACCCCGAACGGCGGGGCGCGGTCACCCGCGGCTCGCCAACGTTACACCAGTGCAACGGTGCCGTCCAGGGTTTTGTTCCCGGCGAGGCGCTGTCGTGTCCCGGGAGGGCCGGGGAGAGGGCGAAGGAGCAGGACTCCCTCTCCCCGGCCGGTCAGGGGGCCGCCGGGCGCCCGCGCGGGCTCAGCCCTTCTGGCGGCCCTTGAACCGCGGGTCCTTCTTGTTGATCACGTAGAGCCGGCCGCGACGGCGCACCACCTGGGCACCGGGCTTCGCGGCCAGGGACCGCAGGGAGCTGCGCACCTTCATCGCGCCGCCCCCGTCCGCGCACCGGGTGCGCCGGCCGAGCCGCCGCGCCCCGCCGAGGCACCGGCCCCGTCGGCCCCGTCGGCCGCGGAGGCCCGGCCGTAGCGGCGGCGGAACTTCTCCACCCGCCCGGCGGTGTCCAGCACGGTGGCGCGGCCGGTGTAGAACGGGTGCGAGGCGGAGGAGACCTCCACGTCGATCACCGGGTAGTCGTGACCGTCCTCCCAGGTCACGGTGTGCTCAGAGGTACGGGTAGAACGGGTGAGGAAGGAGAACCCGGCGCTGGCGTCGCGGAACACGACCGGCCGGTACTCGGGGTGGATGGACTGCTTCATGGGGTCCTCTCGGGGACGGGGCGGGCGCGCGGGGACGCGCTCACCAGCTGGACTTCGTAATGCCGGGCAGTTCGCCGCGGTGCGCCATCTCCCGGAAGCGCACCCTCGAGAGACCGACGGCGCGCAGGTGGCCGCGGGGGCGGCCGTCGATCGCGTCGCGATTGCGCAGGCGGGTGGGGCTCGCGTCCCGCGGCAGGCGCTGCAGGGCGCGCTGGGCCTGCAGCTTCTGGGCCATCGAGGCGGCCGGGTCCTTCAGCACGCGCTTGAGGGCGAGGCGCTCCTCGGCGTGGCGGGCCACGATCCGGCGGCGGCGGGCATCGGCCGCGATCTTGGAGGTCTTGGCCATCAGCGCTCCTCCCGGAACTCGACCACGGCCCGCACGCGCGGATCGAACTTGCGCCGCACCAGGCGGTCCGGGGTGTTCCGGCGGTTCTTGGTGGTCATGTACGTGTAGCCGGTGCCGGCGGTGGAGCGCAGCTTCACGGTGCTGCGCAGGGCGTTCCTGGTCGCCATGGGGGTCCTCTCCAGAGGGTCGGTGGGGTCAGAGCTTCTCGCCGCGGGCGCGCATCTCGGCCACCACGGCCTCGATCCCGCGGCGATCGATGATCCGCAGCCCCTTCGCGGAGACCCGCAGCCTCACGGTGCGCCCCAGCGAGGGGACGTAGAACCGCTTGCGCTGGATGTTGGGGTCGAAGCGACGCGAGGTGCGGCGGTGGGAGTGGGAGACCTGCTTGCCGAAGGTGGGCACGGTCCCGGTGACTTGACAGCGGTGCGACATGGACGCTGAGATTACGTACTGAGAATCATTATCGTCAAGCTGGAAGGTCGTCCCGCGTGACCGACATCCCTGCCTCCGATCGCCCGTCCTCGCCGGAGCGCCCCGCCCTCCCGGTCGCCGTCCTCACCGCGCTGGAGCCGGTGCTGCGCGACGCCCTGGTGGCGAGCCTGCTGCTGGACGCCGACGGCGTCATCGCCCTGCGCTACGAGGTCGACGAGCACTCCGCCTCCCTGCGCCGGATCGTGGTCGCGGCCGACGGGGTGATCGAGGACGAGCTCGTGGAGCTCGCCCACCCCTGCGCCTCCTGCGCGATGCGGGAGGACGCCGTGCCCGCTCTCGCCCGCCTCGCCGAGCGCCCCGGCGTGACCGGCATCCTGCTCGCGCCGCCGATCAGCGCCGACCCCTCGGTGGTGGCCGGCACCCTGCGCCCCCACCAGGACGCCTGGCATCTCGCCCCCACCGTCGCCGTGGCCTCCGCCGAGACCGCCGTGCACGACCTGCTGGGCGACGACACCCTCGCCGAGCGCGGCCTGCAGTGGGCCTCCGGGGACGAGCGCAGCGTGGGCGAGGCGCTGGCCGCCCAGCTCGAGTACTCCGACACCCTGGTGCTGGTGGGGGAGCCCGAGGGTGCGGGGGCCGAGCTGATCGAGCACCTGCGCGCGCCCGAGCAGCGCCGCGTCGACGACCTCTATGCCCTCGGCGCCGCCGAGGTGCTGGAGGGTCGGCTCGACCACCTGCTCGCCCTCCGCCGCCGGGACGCCCGTCACGTGGAGCCCTACGGCGGGCCCACCGCCCACGGCACCTGGACCCTCGACCTCTGCTGCGAGCGGCCCTTCCATCCCGGGCGCCTGCTGGAGAACATCGAACGGCTCGGCGGCGGGCGGCTGCGGGCCCGCGGCCGCTTCTGGGTGCCGGACCGGCCCGACAGCATCTGCCAGTGGGACGGGGCCGGCGGCCAGGTCTCGATCGGCGCGGTGTGGCGGGCCGGGCGCGACCTGCCCACCACCCGCCTCGTGGTCACCGGCGTGGAGCCGCAGGACCTCCCCCGCGTGCGGGACGCCTTCGGCGCCAGCCTGCTCACCCCCCAGGAATGGTCCCGGGGGCTCACCCCGTGGCTCGGCACCGAGGACGCCCTCGCGCCGTGGCTCGGCGCGCGCGACGCGGCGGTGTGAGCGCGCGGCCCCCGTCGGCGCCGGGGGCGCGGCGACGGGGGTCGACGCCGACGGGGGCCGACGGGGCCGGGAGGCCCGGCGCCGTCGGCACGGAGGGACGGGCGGCGCCGTCGGCTCCGGGGTCAGGCCGTGCGGGCAAGGGGTGCGCTGCCGAGCCGCGGGCCCGCGGCCGACGGGGCCGGACGCCGTACGTGGGCGCGGTGCGCAGCGAGGATCAGCCACAGCAGCACGGCCACGCTGACCACCCCGATCCCCACGTGCAGCACCACGCCGGAGGTGGCATCCCAAGCGGTGTGCATCACGATTGCGCCCACGTAGGCGGCGCCGAGCGCGAGCGCCCCGCGCCCCGAGTGGGAGGTCTCCACGAGATACCACAGGGCCGCACAGACCGCGCCGGTCCAGGCCACGTGCCCGGCCGGGACGAGGATCCCGCGCAGCACCAGGGTGGCGTCCAGTGCGCCCAGGCCGCCGTTGCGCGCCAGCAGCGCATCGAAGCCGTAGCCCATCGTCTCCAGCACCGCGAAGCCCGTGGCCGAGGC encodes the following:
- a CDS encoding arylsulfatase; its protein translation is MPDRDDARAPGASPRPNLVLVCVDQMRFDAMGCAGQEHIDTPSLDTLARRGNRFTRAYSSTPTCIPARVALMTGTGPETHGRYGYRERIDFPAAYPVTLPGTLREHGYQTFGVGKMHVWPERARCGFDDVLLHDGYLHVSRPEHRGASARADDYLPWLRAQTGDPSADYQDTGLGCNAMVARPWEREERLHPTRWVADQSFEFLGRRDPTRPFFLYMSFHRPHAPFDPPGWLWDKYSRRDFPERPMGEWVEEFAEYRRDGDEEAEFAHRSRSRHEAVRAGYYGSIEFLDFQMHRLTEALHDQGLAEDTAILFVSDHGEMLGDHDLYRKSVAYEGSSHIPFLLHLPPRLREQWGPAGEVEQIVELRDVMPTLLDLAGVPVPESVTGTSVRRAVSDGTPLREHLQGEHLIHQLGVHSMQWILTERHKYVWFSGDGREQLFDLVEDPYECVDLAGRAECAQELARHRALLVAHLDGREEGFVQEGDLVPGRPLRSEAEWVRQFAADASARR
- a CDS encoding FAD-dependent monooxygenase; translation: MTAPSSAPPPLSETDVLVVGAGPTGLMAGLVLARRGVHALVVDQKPGPTRESRAIVVRARSMEILDQLGLADAVLVAAQPALRVQIRGGARPVRADFSRRQQDDTPFPGAQIFEQSRTETLLAETLAAEGAPVAYGHRLVSLTPGPAREGAVPRADAAPGPGGSPARAPDAPADPSFEDAAGVEALLEGPDGPQRVRARYLIGADGASSPVRHLLGLGFEGVTDDATFCVADLHGVEGAPENALSTAFGRERFALLFPLGPGGHARLIWLHGQTQPDQEEALAGARADLGIRYREVACFSAYRVHHRVATHFRRGPVLLAGDAAHVHSPVGGQGMNTGLQDAHHLAHLLADITQGRLAETALARYEAERRPVALILIRVTDRAFGLIVRPGRGTAFLRRRARDVLAVLALRVLASRAGPYLAGLLGQYRNHYHPVPEGRLLPRWAQDAGFFRAMFDYSFQHFMTVRFSSFLYVLAFVVAGLYWLAQIRTGLLMGFALGADMWTGEQGFNPVPLILAILFGWVPSVILLIGLRLGLEFAVATVRTAQNTARLADAANPGRGIA
- the ykgO gene encoding type B 50S ribosomal protein L36, with the translated sequence MKVRSSLRSLAAKPGAQVVRRRGRLYVINKKDPRFKGRQKG
- the rpsN gene encoding 30S ribosomal protein S14, with amino-acid sequence MAKTSKIAADARRRRIVARHAEERLALKRVLKDPAASMAQKLQAQRALQRLPRDASPTRLRNRDAIDGRPRGHLRAVGLSRVRFREMAHRGELPGITKSSW
- the rpmG gene encoding 50S ribosomal protein L33; protein product: MATRNALRSTVKLRSTAGTGYTYMTTKNRRNTPDRLVRRKFDPRVRAVVEFREER
- the rpmB gene encoding 50S ribosomal protein L28, whose translation is MSHRCQVTGTVPTFGKQVSHSHRRTSRRFDPNIQRKRFYVPSLGRTVRLRVSAKGLRIIDRRGIEAVVAEMRARGEKL
- a CDS encoding GTP-binding protein — encoded protein: MTDIPASDRPSSPERPALPVAVLTALEPVLRDALVASLLLDADGVIALRYEVDEHSASLRRIVVAADGVIEDELVELAHPCASCAMREDAVPALARLAERPGVTGILLAPPISADPSVVAGTLRPHQDAWHLAPTVAVASAETAVHDLLGDDTLAERGLQWASGDERSVGEALAAQLEYSDTLVLVGEPEGAGAELIEHLRAPEQRRVDDLYALGAAEVLEGRLDHLLALRRRDARHVEPYGGPTAHGTWTLDLCCERPFHPGRLLENIERLGGGRLRARGRFWVPDRPDSICQWDGAGGQVSIGAVWRAGRDLPTTRLVVTGVEPQDLPRVRDAFGASLLTPQEWSRGLTPWLGTEDALAPWLGARDAAV